The proteins below are encoded in one region of Neofelis nebulosa isolate mNeoNeb1 chromosome 17, mNeoNeb1.pri, whole genome shotgun sequence:
- the NLRP8 gene encoding LOW QUALITY PROTEIN: NACHT, LRR and PYD domains-containing protein 8 (The sequence of the model RefSeq protein was modified relative to this genomic sequence to represent the inferred CDS: deleted 2 bases in 1 codon; substituted 3 bases at 3 genomic stop codons), with product MSSASSSSSPFENGVMLYMVYLSKEELQRFKQLLVDENPRPGSVQITWDKVKTARWGEVVHLLMEYFPGXLAWDVTRDIFAKMNQTXLCLQVQMELNDILPRLEPADANPREMPVNMEERESGKIQEYKLHVIDECSTTCSKTTWPGNHVDFFYQEIERHKRFLPCLFLPRRPQGRQPMTVVLQGVAGVGKTTLAKKVMLEWAQNKFYPHKFWCAFYIHCREVAQVDKQSFSELIAHKWPGSKALMSKIMSKPDQLLLLFDGFEEVTLTLTDRPTDLSEDWSQKLPGSILLSSLLSKRMLPEATILITLRFTSRRKLKPFLKQPSFITLTGFGMAERGKYFRTYFGNKREADEALSFVMGNTILLSMCQVPVVCWMVCSCLRQQMERGADLRRMYPNATALFVQYLSRLFPTKAGGLPGNTHQEQLRGLCYLAAEGMWNMKWVFDPKDLEHAKLEETTVATFLRVNIFQRVAGNQDRYIFAFMSFQEFFAALWYVLSSPQRLRNFQVLDSVHVTRLIAYPGRKKNYLAQMGLFLFGLLNETCTLAVEKSFRCKLTLSNRKKLLKVAALSHEFGPPTPHHGVLQLLYCLHEIQGEAFVSQILNDCQKAALTISKVKDMQVSAFCLKHCRHLRCLKLTITLTFMSLSPTSGSQTPGSELPESSDQCFLWWRDFCSVFRTHESLEVLAVTNTFMETDSARALHAALRHPRCPLQKLIFRHVNPSMLNEDFFQVLIENRYMRHLEIQGTEVRCETMEFLCTALKYPQCYLQHLSLEDCSLNPKSWIDIARHLRSNIHSKTLILGSSYLETFGEYYLSVAQLERLNENLTHLSLAENALKDEGTKQLCSALQHSSCPLQRLVLRNCNLTSECCQEMASALDKNKNLRSLDLGFNSLKDDGVILLFEALENPESVLQILEXLERCLFTYVCCQAMASMFLHNQSLRYLDVSKNDIGCRGILLLQEAFQQRKWKARAVL from the exons atgtcctctgcctcctcctcctcctccccttttgaAAATGGGGTCATGCTGTACATGGTCTATTTAAGCAAGGAGGAACTACAAAGGTTCAAGCAGCTTTTAGTGGATGAGAACCCCAGACCTGGCTCTGTCCAGATCACCTGGGACAAGGTGAAGACAGCCAGATGGGGGGAGGTGGTTCATCTCTTGATGGAGTACTTCCCTGGATGACTGGCTTGGGATGTAACTCGTGACATCTTTGCCAAGATGAACCAGACATAACTGTGTCTTCAGGTACAGATGGAGCTAAATG ACATTCTACCCAGACTGGAGCCAGCAGATGCAAACCCAAGAGAAATGCCAGTGAATATGGAGGAAAGAGAATCTGG aaaaatacaagagtaCAAACTGCACGTGATCGATGAGTGTTCCACAACATGTAGCAAGACTACTTGGCCTGGGAACCATGTAGACTTCTTCTACCAAGAAATAGAGAGACACAAGAGGTTCTTACCATGTCTGTTTCTTCCCAGAAGACCTCAAGGGAGACAGCCCATGACTGTGGTCCTACAGGGAGTTGCTGGGGTTGGAAAAACAACCCTAGCC AAAAAGGTGATGTTGGAGTGGGCACAAAACAAGTTCTACCCCCATAAGTTCTGGTGTGCTTTCTACATCCATTGCCGGGAAGTGGCCCAGGTGGACAAGCAGAGCTTCTCGGAGCTGATTGCCCATAAGTGGCCAGGGTCAAAAGCTCTCATGTCCAAGATTATGTCCAAACCAGACCAACTTCTGCTCCTCTTTGATGGCTTTGAGGAGGTAACATTAACCCTCACAGATAGACCAACTGACCTGAGTGAGGACTGGAGCCAGAAATTGCCTGGGTCTATCCTGCTGTCCAGTTTGCTGAGCAAAAGAATGCTTCCTGAAGCCACTATACTGATCACTCTGAGGTTCACGTCTCGGAGGAAACTTAAGCCCTTCCTAAAACAGCCCTCTTTTATAACCCTTACAGGGTTTGGTATGGCAGAAAGAGGCAAGTATTTCAGGACCTATTTCGGAAACAAGAGGGAAGCTGATGAAGCCTTGAGTTTCGTCATGGGAAACACGATTCTCTTGTCCATGTGCCAGGTCCCTGTGGTTTGCTGGATGGTGTGCTCTTGTCTGAGGCAGCAGATGGAGAGAGGAGCAGATCTCAGGCGGATGTATCCAAATGCCACGGCTCTATTCGTCCAGTATCTGTCTAGATTATTTCCCACCAAGGCTGGAGGACTTCCCGGCAACACTCACCAAGAACAGCTGAGAGGTCTGTGTTACTTGGCTGCAGAGGGTATGTGGAACATGAAATGGGTGTTTGACCCAAAAGACCTGGAGCACGCCAAGCTGGAGGAGACCACCGTTGCCACTTTTCTCCGtgtgaatatttttcaaaggGTTGCAGGTAACCAAGACCGTTACATTTTTGCCTTCATGAGCTTCCAGGAATTCTTTGCTGCCTTGTGGTACGTCCTCTCCTCCCCGCAAAGACTCAGAAACTTCCAGGTGTTGGACAGCGTTCACGTCACACGCCTGATAGCCTAccctggaagaaagaaaaactatctCGCTCAGATGGGGCTTTTCCTATTTGGCCTTTTAAATGAAACGTGCACTTTAGCCGTGGAGAAGTCATTCCGATGCAAGCTGACCTTGAGTAATAGAAAGAAGTTGTTGAAAGTTGCAGCCCTGTCACATGAATTTGGCCCCCCAACCCCACACCATGGCGTCCTACAGCTATTGTACTGTCTGCATGAAATCCAGGGGGAGGCATTTGTGAGCCAGATCCTAAATGATTGTCAGAAAGCTGCTTTGACCATCAGCAAGGTCAAAGACATGCAGGTGTCTGCTTTTTGTCTGAAGCACTGTAGACACCTGCGGTGTCTAAAACTGACCATCACCCTGACC ttcatgagtttgagccccacgtcgggctct cagactccaggctccgagct ACCGGAAAGCAGCGATCAGTGTTTTCTCTGGTGGCGAGACTTCTGCTCCGTGTTTCGGACACATGAGAGTTTGGAAGTCCTGGCTGTGACAAACACTTTTATGGAGACTGATTCAGCGAGGGCTCTTCATGCAGCTCTGAGACACCCTCGATGTCCACTGCAAAAACTAAT CTTTAGACACGTGAATCCTTCCATGTTGAATGAAGACTTCTTCCAAGTTTTGATTGAAAACCGGTATATGAGACACTTGGAAATACAAGGCACAGAAGTGAGATGTGAGACCATGGAGTTTCTGTGCACAGCCTTGAAGTACCCACAGTGTTATCTACAGCATCTCAG CCTGGAAGACTGCTCACTTAACCCTAAAAGTTGGATTGATATTGCCAGGCATCTCAGAAGTAACATACACTCAAAGACACTAATATTAGGAAGTAGCTACCTGGAGACATTTGGGGAATATTACCTGTCCGTGGCCCAGCTGGAGAGGCT AAACGAGAACCTGACCCATCTGAGCTTGGCAGAAAATGCTTTGAAAGACGAAGGAACAAAACAGCTTTGCAGTGCCTTACAGCACTCTTCGTGCCCTCTACAGAGGCTGGT GCTGAGAAACTGTAACCTGACCTCCGAGTGCTGTCAGGAAATGGCCTCTGctctggataaaaataaaaatttgagaagccTGGACCTGGGTTTTAACAGTCTGAAGGACGATGGTGTTATCCTGCTCTTTGAGGCCCTCGAGAATCCTGAGTCTGTCCTCCAGATTCTGGAGTAA TTGGAAAGGTGCCTGTTCACCTATGTCTGTTGCCAGGCTATGGCCTCCATGTTCCTCCACAACCAGAGCCTGAGATACCTGGACGTGAGCAAGAATGACATCGGGTGCAGGGGTATACTGCTCCTGCAGGAGGCTTTTCAGCAGCGCAAGTGGAAAGCGAGGGCTGTTTTGTAA